The stretch of DNA CGACGTCACGCCGAGCCGCATCACCAAGACCCTGTCCAAGGGCCAGGTCGCGATCGTCGCCGGCTTCCAGGGCGTCAACCTGGCCACCAACGACGTGACCACGCTCGGCCGCGGCGGCAGCGACACCACCGCCGTGGCGCTCGCAGCGGCTCTCGAGGCCGACGTCTGCGAGATCTACACGGACGTCGACGGCGTCTTCACGGCCGACCCGCGCATCGTGCCGAGCGCCCGCAAGCTCGACCGGATCAGCTACGACGAGATGCTCGAGATGGCCGCCAGCGGCGCGAAGGTGCTCATGCTGCGCTGCGTCGAGTACGCCCGCCGCTACCAGGTGCCGGTGCACGTCCGGTCCTCGTTCTCCACCCACACCGGGACGCTCGTCACCGACGCGCCCGACACCACCCAGGAGGTTCCCGTGGAGCAGCCGATCATCTCGGGCGTCGCGCACGACCGCTCCGAGGCGAAGATCACCGTGGTCGGCGTGCCGGACGTGCCGGGCAAGGCCGCCAAGATCTTCACGGTGGTCGCCGGCGCCGGCGTCAACATCGACATGATCGTGCAGAACGTGTCCGCGGCCCGCACGGGCCTGACGGACATCTCGTTCACGCTCCCCGCGACGGACGGCAGCGTCGGCATGGCGGCGCTGGCGGAGCACCAGCCGGAGATCGGCTACGCGTCCCTGCAGTACGACGACACCATCGGCAAGCTCTCGCTGATCGGCGCGGGCATGCGCTCGCACCCGGGCGTCAGCGCCAAGCTGTTCGAGGCGCTGTCCGAGGCCGGTGTGAACATCGAGATGATCTCCACGTCCGAGATCCGCATCTCCGTGGTGACCCGGGCCGACTCGCTCGACGAGGCGGTCCGCGCGGTGCACACGGCGTTCGGGCTGGACACGGAGTCGGACGAGGCCGTCGTGTACGGCGGGACGGGGCGGTGAGCGGGATGAGCGGTGTGAACGTCGCAGTGGTCGGGGCCACCGGGCAGGTCGGTGGCGTGATGCGCCGGCTGCTGGCCGAGCGCGAGTTCCCGGTCGCGTCGATCCGGTACTTCGCGTCGGCGCGGTCCGCGGGGCGGACGCTGCCCTGGGGCGACGACGAGATCACGGTCGAGGACGTCGCGACGGCGGACCTGTCCGGCATCGACATCGCCCTGTTCTCCGCCGGCGGGGCGACGTCCAAGGAGCAAGCGCCGCGCTTCGCCGCAGCCGGTGCCCTGGTGGTCGACAACTCCTCCGCCTGGCGCAAGGACCCGCGTGTCCCGCTGGTGGTCAGCGAGGTGAACCCGCACGCGCTCGACGACATCCCGCTGGGCATCGTCGCCAACCCGAACTGCACCACGATGGCCGCGATGCCGGTGCTCAAGCCGCTGCACG from Cellulomonas sp. NTE-D12 encodes:
- a CDS encoding aspartate kinase, yielding MALIVQKYGGSSVSDASSIKRVAKRVAEAKRAGNDVVVVVSAMGDTTDELIDLAHQVTPLPPEREMDILLTAGERISMSLLAMAIDQLGVEAKSFTGQQAGVITDETYGKARIIDVTPSRITKTLSKGQVAIVAGFQGVNLATNDVTTLGRGGSDTTAVALAAALEADVCEIYTDVDGVFTADPRIVPSARKLDRISYDEMLEMAASGAKVLMLRCVEYARRYQVPVHVRSSFSTHTGTLVTDAPDTTQEVPVEQPIISGVAHDRSEAKITVVGVPDVPGKAAKIFTVVAGAGVNIDMIVQNVSAARTGLTDISFTLPATDGSVGMAALAEHQPEIGYASLQYDDTIGKLSLIGAGMRSHPGVSAKLFEALSEAGVNIEMISTSEIRISVVTRADSLDEAVRAVHTAFGLDTESDEAVVYGGTGR